The window TCTCTACGGTGTAAGCACACATGCAGCGCTGCTCTGCCTGTTGGTCAAACCGCTGCCGGTGCTGGCGTTGCTCGGCTGGCTGCATGATGCGCCGCCCAGCGACTATCGGCGCTGGATCAGCCTGGGTCTGATTTTCTCTCTGCTCGGCGATGTGCTGCTGGCGTGGCCGGGGGATTTGTTCGTGTTTGGCCTGGGTGCGTTTCTGGTTGCGCATCTGGCGTATCTGAAGGCCTATCTGAGTGACTGCAAACGTCTGGCGCTGTTGCCGCTGGTGCTCGCAGTCGTGGTCGGCGCGGCGCTGTTGGGCATTCTGATTTCCAACGGGCTTGGGCCATTGCTGGTGCCAGTGATTGTCTACGGCACAGCTATAAGCGCCATGCTCTGGCGCGCC of the Pseudomonas sp. Seg1 genome contains:
- a CDS encoding lysoplasmalogenase, which produces MGWLILALMGAVTFLYGVSTHAALLCLLVKPLPVLALLGWLHDAPPSDYRRWISLGLIFSLLGDVLLAWPGDLFVFGLGAFLVAHLAYLKAYLSDCKRLALLPLVLAVVVGAALLGILISNGLGPLLVPVIVYGTAISAMLWRALARLGTDVPKRSALLAAGGALAFVFSDSVIGIDRFVSPFQAAPYVIILSYWLGQWGIAASAFSQTKR